One genomic window of Clostridioides sp. ES-S-0054-01 includes the following:
- a CDS encoding amidohydrolase → MSDMFMNLAKQFENEIISWRRYFHRNPEIGMSLPNTVNFIQKKLEEFNIEYKVGCNGSSIIGLIGNKNNRKCILIRSDMDALPVIEQTELEFKSNNNYMHACGHDAHTAMLLGAAKILKLKENELEGSVKLMFQPGEEVFAGAKAMISEGILENPKVDSAFGIHVVPNMPNKAIVYGKEFMSSCYGFKITIKGKGGHGSQPENCIDPINTGVHIYLALQELISRECPPQELATLTLGQFKSGEVCNVIPNDAILQGTLRTFSPTTRDLLIKRINEVVQSVSTTYRCSADIEVLSNVPALICNDELNKKFISHIYELDKNIRISEFNHTMGSEDFAYISEKVPTCFMYLGAGVEDTSKWYVSHNPKVMFNDNCLALGSAIYAQCAYQWLKNMNKESL, encoded by the coding sequence ATGTCAGATATGTTTATGAATCTAGCAAAACAGTTTGAAAATGAGATTATTAGTTGGAGAAGATATTTTCATAGAAATCCAGAAATAGGTATGTCACTTCCCAATACAGTCAACTTTATTCAAAAAAAATTAGAAGAATTTAATATTGAATATAAAGTTGGTTGTAATGGATCTTCAATAATAGGTTTAATAGGTAATAAGAATAATAGAAAATGTATATTAATTCGTAGTGATATGGATGCGCTTCCAGTGATAGAACAGACAGAGTTGGAGTTTAAATCAAATAACAATTATATGCATGCATGTGGACACGATGCTCATACTGCAATGCTTTTGGGAGCTGCTAAAATTCTAAAGCTTAAAGAAAATGAACTTGAGGGTTCAGTAAAATTAATGTTTCAACCAGGAGAAGAAGTTTTTGCAGGAGCAAAAGCTATGATTTCAGAAGGAATTCTTGAAAATCCAAAAGTAGATTCAGCATTTGGCATACATGTAGTGCCTAATATGCCAAATAAAGCTATAGTTTATGGTAAAGAGTTTATGTCTTCTTGTTATGGATTTAAGATTACTATTAAAGGAAAAGGCGGTCATGGGTCTCAACCAGAAAATTGTATAGACCCTATCAATACAGGTGTTCATATATACTTAGCTCTTCAAGAACTTATTAGTAGAGAGTGTCCACCTCAAGAATTAGCAACTCTAACTTTAGGTCAGTTTAAATCAGGTGAAGTATGTAATGTCATCCCTAATGATGCAATTTTACAAGGTACACTTCGTACATTTTCTCCAACAACAAGGGATTTATTAATAAAACGTATTAATGAGGTTGTACAAAGTGTCTCTACAACTTATCGCTGTAGTGCAGATATTGAAGTTTTATCAAATGTACCTGCTCTAATATGTAATGATGAATTAAATAAAAAATTCATATCTCATATCTATGAGTTAGACAAAAACATTAGAATTTCAGAATTTAATCATACCATGGGTTCTGAAGATTTTGCTTATATTTCTGAGAAAGTTCCTACATGTTTTATGTACTTAGGTGCCGGTGTAGAAGATACTTCTAAATGGTATGTTTCCCATAATCCCAAAGTAATGTTCAACGACAATTGTCTTGCTCTGGGTTCAGCTATATATGCTCAATGTGCATATCAATGGCTAAAAAATATGAATAAGGAGAGTTTATAG
- a CDS encoding MFS transporter yields MENTVKNNKIFYGWWILLSCTIVMALGYAPIVSLASLFIKPITEDLGFTRSAYTLSTAIISLMCMFMASITGKLMSTKHMHLIHVICVAGLSIFYGLYSLATSIFHFYIVSFFIGLFTYGATKMPVSILISNWFYEKRGLALSIAMAGTSIGGTLLSPVVVKLITNYGWRQTYVYLAIIMFLIMVPATIFIVRQFPSCKGLQPYGYDKHQDNTNKSIIKNEWNISLKEAKKLPIFWTFTFGVTLILLTGCILGHIPAYLEDSGYSPSLIASIVSTYLFIAIWGKVILGHIFDKLGSKAGVLLGNICFILSIVCLLFIEFKPMLYLMAFFFGIGTCIGTVTTPILTSRIFGTKHYPEIYGFVASCTCIGSIIGTPAIASIFDLMGSYKMAWIILIILSIIMTLALVYSINEGHKYSLKYVSQQTIK; encoded by the coding sequence ATGGAAAACACAGTTAAAAATAATAAAATATTTTATGGATGGTGGATTCTACTATCATGTACTATAGTAATGGCTTTAGGGTATGCTCCTATTGTCAGCTTGGCAAGCTTATTTATAAAACCTATAACTGAAGACCTTGGTTTTACTAGAAGTGCTTACACTCTATCTACTGCTATAATTTCATTAATGTGCATGTTTATGGCATCTATCACAGGAAAACTTATGTCTACTAAACATATGCACTTAATTCATGTTATCTGTGTGGCAGGGCTTTCTATATTTTATGGATTATATTCATTAGCAACATCAATTTTCCACTTTTATATAGTCTCATTCTTTATTGGGCTTTTTACTTATGGCGCAACTAAAATGCCTGTATCCATATTAATTTCTAACTGGTTTTATGAAAAAAGAGGTCTTGCTCTAAGCATTGCAATGGCTGGTACTTCTATTGGTGGAACACTACTTAGCCCTGTAGTAGTTAAGTTGATTACTAATTATGGATGGAGACAAACTTATGTCTATCTTGCAATTATCATGTTTTTAATTATGGTTCCTGCTACAATATTTATTGTTCGTCAATTTCCTTCTTGCAAAGGTTTGCAACCTTATGGATATGATAAACATCAAGATAACACTAACAAAAGTATTATAAAAAATGAATGGAATATCTCTCTTAAAGAAGCAAAAAAGTTACCAATATTTTGGACTTTCACATTTGGTGTTACTTTAATATTGCTTACTGGATGTATTCTTGGTCATATTCCAGCATACTTAGAAGACAGTGGATATAGCCCTTCTTTAATAGCATCAATAGTGTCTACTTATTTATTTATAGCAATATGGGGTAAAGTTATATTAGGGCATATATTTGATAAATTAGGCTCTAAGGCAGGAGTATTATTAGGTAATATTTGTTTTATACTATCTATAGTTTGTTTACTTTTTATAGAATTTAAACCAATGCTTTATTTAATGGCATTCTTCTTTGGAATTGGAACTTGTATAGGTACAGTAACTACCCCTATTTTAACAAGTAGAATATTTGGTACAAAACATTATCCAGAGATATATGGTTTTGTGGCCTCTTGCACTTGTATAGGTTCAATTATAGGCACACCAGCTATTGCAAGTATATTTGACTTAATGGGTTCTTACAAGATGGCTTGGATTATTTTAATAATTCTATCTATAATTATGACTTTAGCATTAGTTTATAGTATCAATGAAGGTCATAAATATAGTCTAAAATATGTTTCACAACAAACAATAAAGTAA
- a CDS encoding ketohydroxyglutarate aldolase, producing MKKMNITKRMGECGALAIVREETFNRACEIAEGCINGGITVIEMSYTLNNAGEIIQGLSKKYGEGLCVGAGTVLDSETARHAILHGAQFIIAPNYNEGVAKICNRYQIPYAPACTSLTEAVDALSLGAAFIKAFPISDFYGPKLVKVFKTPIPDMPVLASGGINLDNLHVWLENGVDVCGFGGLLTKGSVEDITQNARKIREIIKNIREV from the coding sequence ATGAAAAAGATGAATATAACCAAAAGGATGGGGGAATGTGGAGCCCTTGCAATTGTAAGGGAAGAAACATTTAATCGTGCATGTGAAATTGCTGAAGGTTGTATTAATGGTGGTATAACGGTTATAGAAATGAGTTATACCTTGAATAATGCTGGAGAAATCATTCAAGGTCTTAGTAAAAAGTATGGTGAAGGACTTTGTGTAGGAGCAGGAACAGTTTTGGATAGTGAAACAGCTCGTCATGCTATTTTACATGGTGCTCAGTTTATTATTGCACCCAATTACAATGAAGGTGTAGCAAAAATTTGTAATAGATATCAGATTCCTTATGCTCCAGCATGTACATCATTGACTGAAGCAGTAGATGCATTGAGTTTAGGAGCTGCCTTTATCAAGGCTTTTCCAATATCAGATTTCTATGGACCTAAATTAGTGAAAGTATTCAAAACACCAATACCTGATATGCCAGTTTTGGCAAGTGGTGGAATTAATCTTGATAACTTACATGTATGGTTAGAAAATGGGGTTGATGTATGTGGCTTTGGTGGGTTATTAACCAAAGGTAGTGTTGAGGATATTACTCAAAATGCTAGAAAGATTCGTGAAATCATTAAAAATATAAGAGAAGTTTAA
- the dapA gene encoding 4-hydroxy-tetrahydrodipicolinate synthase: MRYKGIICAMITPFDENQNINPRATCDLIDHLINKGIYGLFILGTNGECHVMTDDEKVEFAKIVIDYTNNRVPVFVGTGGNSTREVINLSKRMEKIGASALSIITPYFVTPTQQELILHYKTIANSVNLPIMMYNMPSKTGINIEPNSVCELAKIKNIVGIKDSSGKLDNMKAYIEVTKGEDFSVFSGSDSLILDSLKAGGKGAVAATANFLTEIDIAIYDNFINGDLEEAQKAQNSIEELRRILKLGTIPSVIKKAVVLNGINVGTARLPVTEPTGEVLEEIKQVVENYKSILNKDLGE, encoded by the coding sequence ATGAGATATAAAGGTATTATATGTGCAATGATAACACCATTTGATGAAAATCAAAATATTAATCCACGAGCAACATGTGATTTAATTGACCATCTAATTAATAAGGGAATTTATGGATTATTTATTTTAGGAACTAATGGTGAATGTCATGTAATGACAGATGATGAAAAAGTTGAGTTTGCAAAAATTGTTATTGATTACACTAACAACCGTGTACCTGTTTTTGTTGGAACAGGTGGCAATTCAACTCGTGAAGTTATAAATTTATCTAAAAGAATGGAAAAGATTGGTGCAAGTGCATTATCGATTATTACACCGTACTTTGTAACACCAACACAGCAGGAATTAATTTTACACTACAAAACTATTGCTAATTCAGTTAATTTGCCTATTATGATGTACAACATGCCAAGTAAGACTGGAATTAATATTGAACCCAATTCAGTATGTGAATTGGCAAAGATAAAGAATATTGTTGGGATTAAGGATAGTAGTGGTAAGCTTGACAACATGAAAGCTTATATTGAAGTAACTAAAGGTGAGGATTTTAGTGTATTTTCAGGCTCCGATTCACTTATTCTTGATAGTTTGAAAGCTGGTGGTAAAGGTGCTGTTGCTGCAACAGCAAACTTCCTTACAGAGATTGATATTGCTATTTATGATAACTTTATAAATGGTGATTTGGAAGAAGCTCAAAAAGCTCAGAATAGTATAGAAGAACTTCGCCGTATTCTAAAGCTTGGAACAATTCCGTCTGTTATAAAGAAAGCTGTTGTCTTAAATGGAATTAATGTTGGAACTGCGCGACTTCCTGTAACTGAACCAACTGGAGAAGTACTTGAAGAAATTAAGCAAGTGGTTGAAAATTATAAATCAATACTTAATAAGGATTTAGGGGAATAG
- a CDS encoding SIS domain-containing protein yields MIENTLPVFLDTISNEISTFIESIDEVSINKACDLIFESERNHGRVHVTGIGKPGHVSGYISSLLSSTGTPAYTLHATEAVHGSSGQVVAGDVVIAISNSGETQELKATIETLKINGAKIIGVSGNINSFLKEASDIFLFAGVTQEGDCLNKAPRASILAETIVLQSLSVALQYAKGLDAQQYLKWHPGGSLGKSIREGM; encoded by the coding sequence ATGATAGAAAATACATTACCTGTATTTCTTGATACCATATCTAATGAAATATCAACATTCATTGAATCAATAGACGAAGTATCTATAAATAAAGCGTGTGATTTAATCTTTGAGTCAGAAAGGAATCATGGACGTGTACATGTGACTGGCATTGGTAAACCAGGTCATGTATCAGGATATATTTCCTCACTACTTTCATCTACTGGAACACCAGCATATACATTGCATGCTACAGAAGCAGTACATGGTTCAAGTGGTCAAGTAGTTGCTGGTGATGTTGTCATTGCAATATCAAATAGTGGTGAAACTCAAGAATTGAAAGCAACTATTGAAACATTAAAAATTAATGGAGCAAAAATAATTGGTGTAAGTGGTAATATTAATTCATTCTTAAAAGAGGCTTCTGATATATTCTTGTTTGCAGGTGTCACACAAGAAGGTGATTGTCTTAATAAAGCTCCTCGTGCTTCAATTCTCGCTGAAACTATAGTCTTACAGTCATTAAGTGTTGCATTACAATATGCTAAAGGGCTTGATGCACAGCAGTATTTGAAGTGGCATCCAGGAGGAAGTCTTGGAAAGTCTATTAGAGAGGGAATGTAA
- a CDS encoding PTS transporter subunit IIC, translating to MEFIISLLSTPAVLLGVVAFIGLVLQKKSAVEVFTGASKTLIGFLIFGIGASAMTGALQNFNKLFQHGFGITGVIASPEAATALAQGTYGFAVSCTLILGFILNLVFARITKFKNIFFTTGHSLFFSCVLVLIMKAHGFDNTTTILIGGAILGFMSAALPQFCQPFMRELTGGDEQAIGHFNMIGYGLSGYIGRLFSEHKDETTETIEFPKWLSIFRDFLMGLSIVMLILFYIATLKAGQTFTQEIAGSTHWLVFPLIEAFTFVAGMSILMSGVRMFLAEITAAFVIISEKYIPGSRPALDVPTVFPYAPNAVIIGFISAYAAGLLAIVIMASFPSVFPVVIIPAAHICFFSGGTAAVFGNASGGWRGAIVGSFVAGLFLAFLPVILYPVYGTLGIEGATFPNIDYNVVGSILHNILQFIKPI from the coding sequence ATGGAGTTTATTATTAGTTTATTGAGTACGCCAGCTGTTTTACTTGGCGTAGTTGCATTTATAGGGCTGGTTCTTCAAAAAAAATCTGCTGTTGAAGTATTTACTGGAGCTTCAAAAACACTTATCGGGTTCTTGATATTTGGTATTGGTGCTTCTGCTATGACTGGCGCATTACAGAATTTCAATAAATTGTTCCAGCATGGTTTTGGAATTACAGGTGTTATAGCTTCACCAGAAGCAGCTACAGCACTTGCACAAGGTACATATGGTTTTGCAGTTTCATGTACATTGATTCTTGGATTCATACTAAATTTAGTATTTGCACGTATTACAAAGTTTAAGAATATTTTCTTTACAACAGGTCATAGTTTATTCTTTTCTTGTGTATTAGTTTTAATCATGAAAGCTCATGGGTTCGATAATACAACTACTATTTTAATAGGTGGAGCTATCTTAGGATTTATGTCTGCTGCATTACCTCAATTCTGTCAACCATTTATGCGTGAACTAACAGGTGGAGATGAACAAGCTATTGGTCATTTTAACATGATTGGTTATGGTCTATCAGGTTATATTGGGCGTTTATTTTCGGAGCATAAAGATGAAACAACAGAAACTATAGAATTTCCTAAGTGGTTATCAATTTTCAGAGATTTCTTAATGGGTCTGTCTATAGTTATGCTGATATTATTTTACATTGCAACATTAAAAGCTGGTCAAACATTTACTCAGGAAATCGCTGGTTCAACGCACTGGTTGGTGTTCCCTCTTATAGAAGCATTTACATTTGTAGCGGGTATGTCAATCTTGATGTCAGGTGTTCGTATGTTCTTGGCTGAAATAACTGCAGCATTCGTAATTATTTCAGAAAAATATATTCCAGGTTCACGTCCTGCATTAGATGTTCCAACAGTATTTCCATATGCACCAAATGCAGTTATTATTGGATTTATTTCAGCATATGCTGCTGGTTTATTAGCAATCGTTATTATGGCATCATTTCCTAGTGTATTCCCTGTAGTAATTATTCCAGCTGCTCATATATGTTTCTTCTCAGGTGGTACAGCTGCAGTATTTGGTAATGCATCAGGTGGATGGAGAGGAGCTATTGTTGGGTCTTTCGTTGCGGGATTATTCCTTGCATTCTTACCAGTGATACTATATCCAGTTTATGGAACACTTGGTATAGAAGGTGCAACCTTCCCTAACATTGATTACAACGTAGTTGGTTCAATATTACATAATATTTTACAATTTATAAAACCTATCTAA
- a CDS encoding PTS sugar transporter subunit IIB — protein sequence MYKLLIACRAGVGSSLMLKIKTQQIIKENNFPIEVEHGSLDSLNGFNGDAVETLIDVAEELKKKNLKFDIIGIRNIVDRNEIKTALEDFLASKEK from the coding sequence ATGTATAAACTTTTAATCGCATGTAGAGCAGGAGTTGGCTCAAGTTTGATGTTAAAAATAAAGACTCAACAAATCATTAAGGAAAATAATTTTCCAATTGAAGTAGAACATGGTTCTTTAGATTCATTAAATGGATTTAATGGAGATGCTGTAGAAACATTAATTGATGTTGCTGAAGAATTAAAAAAGAAAAATCTTAAGTTTGATATAATTGGAATTCGCAACATTGTTGATCGTAACGAGATTAAAACAGCTTTAGAAGATTTTCTTGCTTCAAAAGAAAAATAA
- a CDS encoding transcription antiterminator, giving the protein MVVDKEIVSILQILLNSTLITTNGLQEESNSSKRQITYRINKINDMLKVKKVPLICLRADKDIIVRKETKKAIKEILEKNYSKNTYYFSKIERLLYMYLMLFINMEDISINHFINSIKVSRSTVNLDFKDLIPNLEKKGIDVKNNRINGYYLVGNEMEIRRVLIKNIIETLSNEKSSRVFDIFIEEYNLDSFEEAKKIILKLIKKYEITFVEDRLIEFIYIFIFLKARMCSTRIDTQENIDIPNIAVMSSMKEYKFAKELLEVYESEEKIKPHNIMYISAWILGISVGNYEEDTEDKAVISKIVNKIMTRFGYLSGVYYISQEKIFKQLYSHFRPAYYRLLFKLPIYNPLCEKVKEEYKLVYRIVSNAMKEFCGLFGEEIQEEELAYLTMHFATLFSNKKEFDGFRKRIALIVCSNGVGSSAILHAELTNLFPDLHFIPMSESVGLENISEPVDIVFTTNYNTEGLKTDVPVIKVSPVMTTKEKYKITREVYIQLGDIFLRQPKIDEVMGIIKKYAKVTSESILSSELIAYFTQIENFTSKEGEGPMLSDITNEALIKLKVKAKDWEEAIRQSASVLVENNKATEAYVDAMVNSAKASGPYIVITKHVALPHARPEAGSKDIAIGIATLEKPIEFGNDENDPVKYVFCLSAIDNNSHLRAMSELVELLEQDEFFKVLDNAKEAKDIIDFIKIKEL; this is encoded by the coding sequence ATGGTAGTGGACAAAGAAATTGTATCAATTCTCCAGATTTTATTAAATAGCACATTGATTACAACTAATGGATTACAAGAAGAATCCAATTCATCAAAGAGACAAATTACTTATAGAATAAATAAAATCAATGACATGCTTAAAGTAAAAAAAGTACCACTTATATGTTTAAGAGCTGATAAAGATATTATCGTTAGAAAAGAAACAAAAAAAGCAATTAAAGAAATTCTAGAAAAAAACTATTCTAAGAATACTTACTACTTTAGTAAAATAGAAAGACTTTTATATATGTATTTAATGCTTTTTATTAATATGGAGGACATCTCAATTAATCATTTTATAAATTCTATAAAAGTAAGTAGGTCTACTGTAAATCTGGACTTTAAAGATTTAATACCAAACCTTGAAAAAAAGGGTATTGACGTTAAGAATAATCGTATAAATGGTTATTACTTAGTTGGAAACGAGATGGAAATCAGGAGAGTACTTATTAAGAACATTATAGAAACGCTGTCTAATGAGAAAAGTTCAAGAGTATTTGATATTTTTATTGAAGAATATAATTTAGACAGCTTTGAAGAAGCTAAAAAAATTATATTAAAGCTTATAAAAAAATATGAAATTACTTTTGTTGAAGACAGATTAATAGAATTTATATATATATTTATCTTTCTGAAAGCAAGGATGTGTTCAACTAGAATAGATACACAAGAAAATATAGATATTCCTAATATTGCAGTCATGAGTTCAATGAAGGAATATAAATTTGCTAAGGAATTATTAGAAGTATATGAGAGTGAAGAAAAAATAAAACCTCATAATATAATGTATATTAGTGCTTGGATTTTAGGTATATCAGTAGGGAATTATGAAGAAGATACAGAAGATAAGGCTGTAATTTCAAAAATTGTAAATAAAATTATGACAAGATTTGGTTATTTAAGTGGAGTTTATTATATAAGTCAAGAAAAAATATTTAAACAATTATATTCTCATTTTAGACCGGCCTATTATAGACTTTTATTTAAATTACCTATTTATAATCCACTTTGTGAAAAAGTAAAAGAAGAATACAAATTAGTTTATAGAATCGTAAGTAATGCAATGAAAGAGTTTTGTGGATTATTTGGAGAAGAAATTCAAGAGGAGGAATTAGCATACTTAACAATGCACTTTGCAACACTTTTCTCAAATAAAAAAGAATTTGATGGTTTTAGAAAAAGGATAGCATTAATAGTTTGTTCAAATGGTGTTGGTAGTTCAGCTATTTTACATGCGGAACTCACAAACTTATTTCCTGACTTGCATTTTATACCGATGTCAGAATCAGTTGGATTGGAGAATATCAGTGAACCTGTAGACATTGTTTTTACTACTAATTATAATACAGAGGGTCTAAAAACAGATGTACCAGTAATTAAAGTAAGCCCTGTTATGACCACAAAAGAAAAATATAAAATTACACGTGAAGTATACATTCAATTAGGTGATATTTTTTTAAGACAACCTAAAATAGATGAGGTTATGGGGATAATAAAAAAATATGCAAAAGTAACTTCTGAAAGTATTCTTTCAAGTGAGTTAATAGCTTATTTTACACAAATAGAGAATTTTACGTCTAAGGAAGGAGAAGGACCTATGCTAAGTGACATCACTAATGAAGCATTAATAAAACTAAAGGTAAAAGCTAAAGACTGGGAGGAAGCTATTAGACAATCAGCTTCTGTCTTAGTTGAAAACAATAAAGCAACTGAAGCCTATGTTGATGCTATGGTTAATTCAGCTAAAGCATCTGGGCCATACATAGTAATTACAAAACATGTGGCACTTCCACATGCTAGACCAGAAGCAGGTTCAAAAGATATTGCAATAGGAATTGCTACTCTAGAGAAGCCTATTGAGTTCGGAAATGATGAAAATGACCCTGTAAAATATGTATTTTGCTTAAGTGCAATAGATAATAATAGTCATTTGCGTGCTATGTCTGAACTGGTTGAATTATTGGAACAGGATGAATTTTTTAAAGTCCTGGATAATGCCAAGGAAGCCAAGGATATTATTGATTTTATAAAAATAAAAGAATTATAA
- a CDS encoding CPBP family intramembrane metalloprotease — MRIEKISERPIASFIILTNIIFLPLLLLVVATIKLKFPTVVSDITLCIASWSSTFAFMILFKIIYPDKRFIVYVKDKFRNRLKISIVSIVISIQVLIAIVVILLTSKSRGTIPSFTVSSLGMFIHLFLKNLFAGPLGEELGWRGFIQNELQKKYSPLKASIIVGFWWGIWHLPIWFTTGFTGVDLIKYIIFFMITIISISIIIATFYNLNKTLLVTITIHQVFNFLIGITSGNLIEIIKYYAILYLIVAIILIIINPRNTLYKKFSKETTQTL; from the coding sequence ATGAGAATAGAGAAGATATCAGAAAGACCTATAGCCAGTTTTATTATTCTAACAAATATAATTTTCTTACCACTTTTATTATTAGTAGTAGCAACTATAAAGTTAAAATTTCCAACAGTAGTATCTGATATTACTTTATGTATAGCGTCTTGGTCGTCAACCTTTGCATTTATGATATTATTTAAAATAATTTACCCAGATAAAAGGTTTATAGTATATGTAAAAGATAAATTTAGAAATAGACTTAAAATTTCAATAGTGTCTATAGTGATTAGTATACAAGTTTTAATAGCTATAGTAGTTATATTGTTAACATCTAAAAGTCGTGGAACAATACCTAGCTTTACAGTTTCATCATTGGGAATGTTTATACATTTATTCTTAAAAAATTTATTTGCAGGACCATTAGGTGAGGAGTTAGGATGGAGGGGTTTTATTCAAAATGAACTTCAGAAAAAATACTCTCCTTTAAAGGCATCAATAATAGTAGGATTTTGGTGGGGAATATGGCACTTACCAATATGGTTTACAACAGGATTCACAGGGGTTGATTTGATAAAATATATTATATTTTTTATGATTACAATTATATCAATTAGCATTATAATAGCAACTTTTTATAATTTAAATAAAACTCTGCTAGTGACTATTACGATACATCAAGTATTTAACTTTCTAATTGGTATAACTAGTGGAAACTTAATAGAGATTATAAAATACTATGCGATATTATATTTAATAGTTGCAATTATATTGATAATTATAAATCCGAGAAATACACTATATAAAAAGTTCTCTAAAGAAACAACACAAACTCTTTAA
- a CDS encoding MerR family transcriptional regulator, whose translation MYTIGQVSKFLGMSRDTLKFYEDKGLVNPKKNDENGYRKYNQFDIYDITMINFYREMDIEIKKIQEIRKSKSINNLELLLEEKEQIILEEIEYKKLILKKIQLVKEQCKKIKKYFGKYTIKEMKPLEVKGRIKHVTDYDEYEILRENTNNLKKTVTLTDLRRVISFNEEGIIEDEFIVVREVDDFDKGIKGKVLTHPNCIYTIIEDGRWSTRGENIDNKVKDRLGKIAIENGYELLGIVYVNILLTTYEEGLERIFLEIYAPIK comes from the coding sequence ATGTATACAATTGGACAAGTATCTAAATTTTTAGGCATGTCTAGGGACACACTAAAATTTTATGAGGACAAAGGATTAGTAAATCCTAAGAAAAATGATGAAAATGGATATAGAAAATATAATCAGTTTGATATATATGATATCACAATGATAAATTTTTATAGAGAAATGGATATAGAAATTAAAAAGATTCAAGAAATAAGAAAAAGTAAGAGTATAAACAATTTAGAACTTTTGCTAGAAGAGAAAGAACAAATTATACTAGAAGAGATAGAATATAAAAAGCTTATTTTAAAAAAGATTCAGTTAGTTAAAGAACAATGCAAAAAAATTAAGAAATATTTTGGAAAATACACAATAAAAGAAATGAAGCCTTTAGAAGTAAAGGGTAGAATAAAACATGTTACTGATTATGATGAATATGAGATTTTAAGAGAGAATACAAACAACTTAAAAAAAACAGTTACATTAACTGATTTAAGGAGAGTAATAAGTTTTAATGAAGAAGGTATAATAGAAGATGAATTTATAGTTGTAAGAGAAGTAGATGACTTCGACAAAGGTATAAAAGGTAAAGTTCTTACTCATCCTAATTGTATTTATACTATTATTGAAGATGGAAGATGGTCAACTAGAGGAGAAAATATTGATAATAAGGTGAAAGACAGATTAGGAAAAATAGCAATAGAAAATGGATATGAATTACTTGGAATAGTCTATGTTAACATATTACTTACTACTTATGAAGAAGGGCTTGAACGTATATTTCTGGAGATTTACGCCCCTATAAAATAA
- a CDS encoding acetyl-CoA hydrolase produces MFMGFEFKIMRSLIYVGLAKEEYRPKLMDWLYRYHIPDSISNFAPYCTKYTFYQAYPTPNEGERFGVRKMQLTEHYWLVDEHMPEMANRIMTEYMPMDVLRWQGCIPDVENKKVHENAESGDAGRAVGGDNGCPPFIFAFVPINWEEDFRGKGRTVQDGPNYRWQFMIKYPEGISKEEGEKWFYDEVVPYFTNCCYVNRFVSSKIMINYGATAFDRVVELWFEGEEEWYKAVVEEAKSFIKKPEWAQEEEFPYLKPQFNIASVFLGDIATMDAYSQYRGYIPMR; encoded by the coding sequence ATGTTTATGGGATTTGAATTTAAAATAATGAGAAGTTTAATATATGTAGGGCTTGCTAAGGAAGAGTATAGACCTAAATTAATGGACTGGTTATATCGTTACCATATTCCAGATAGTATTAGTAATTTTGCACCATATTGTACTAAATATACTTTTTATCAAGCATATCCTACACCAAATGAAGGAGAACGTTTTGGTGTCCGTAAGATGCAATTAACAGAGCATTATTGGCTTGTAGATGAGCATATGCCTGAAATGGCAAATAGAATTATGACCGAGTACATGCCTATGGATGTTCTTCGTTGGCAAGGATGTATACCAGATGTGGAGAATAAAAAAGTTCATGAGAATGCAGAAAGTGGAGATGCAGGACGTGCAGTAGGTGGGGACAACGGATGTCCACCATTTATATTTGCTTTTGTTCCAATAAACTGGGAAGAAGATTTTAGAGGAAAAGGACGTACTGTACAAGATGGACCAAACTATCGTTGGCAATTTATGATTAAGTATCCAGAAGGCATTTCCAAAGAAGAAGGGGAAAAATGGTTCTATGATGAGGTAGTTCCATACTTTACAAACTGTTGTTATGTTAATCGTTTTGTAAGTAGTAAAATTATGATTAACTATGGGGCAACTGCTTTTGACCGTGTAGTAGAATTATGGTTTGAAGGAGAAGAAGAATGGTATAAAGCTGTGGTTGAAGAGGCAAAATCATTTATTAAAAAGCCAGAATGGGCGCAAGAAGAGGAGTTCCCATATTTAAAGCCACAATTCAATATCGCATCAGTGTTTTTAGGTGATATAGCTACTATGGACGCATATTCACAGTATCGTGGATATATTCCAATGAGATAA